The uncultured Desulfuromonas sp. genome has a segment encoding these proteins:
- a CDS encoding MMPL family transporter: MISAFFRYFQGHRRLLFVLYGLFVVVSFVLLSRIQPQETIDAMLPDGAGSTVREDFTWLQRAPFARKVFIDLNVADAGQQAQLKAAGKALAAALREKLQTTVTDGPPIHRQATLLNHLTAALPHLVTEDDVQVMAARLADDTTMTQRLAQIKSQLMTPQGWWTKSQLQSDPLQLWQLTADHLRDLNPFAGAGGEHGAFVSRDGRHRLLMVDTTVDIGDVAASRRLLDTIDAAIVETLPAEVTATVVSGHRYTVANAETVQRDIRVVFTVASVAILVIFMVLLRNVRALWVFFLPASVLGIAAAMVTVWFPQLSGITLGFGAVLLGITVDFTLHVFFALRSGVAPLGALQRLTRPLLGSGLTSFMAFSVLLYSTLPGQRQLAVFSMTAIAAALVLALVVMPHLCGRVSGAMARPRQEAVSHHPRAAWLWLVIVVVAALGCGRLTFDGDLRRLSVQTEALSHGEAVMTQVWGDVRSRTLIFSQGADEQEALAVNARVAEVAAAEESRASLVSLATLLPAEPQQQQSGRRWQNFWQRQQQQWARFCELAQQQGFSATAFQPFERFVQQQPERLNLEFWQQAGLGTLMEGLQVNDLPQGTAVVSLLDTAEVAADGALALDDRLEQIPGVVVVDQSRFRQQLSTQVGHDFITFIVRAMVVVVVVLAVWYRRLSRVMLALLPVLCGLLVMFGVMGWLGLAFNLFNVIAAILIIGLGVDYGIFMVNRCQYGSGMHTDKAVLVSALTTLAGFGSLALARHPAMSSMGLTVLFGISAAVVTALLVVPSVYARWCLSEGQGDVS; encoded by the coding sequence ATGATCTCGGCATTTTTTCGCTATTTTCAAGGCCATCGACGGCTGCTGTTTGTGTTGTACGGCCTGTTTGTCGTTGTCAGCTTTGTTCTGTTGTCGCGCATTCAACCGCAGGAAACCATTGATGCCATGTTGCCGGATGGCGCGGGTAGCACAGTGCGCGAAGATTTTACCTGGCTGCAGCGGGCGCCGTTTGCCCGCAAGGTCTTTATCGATCTTAACGTTGCTGATGCCGGGCAGCAGGCACAACTTAAAGCCGCCGGCAAAGCGCTGGCAGCCGCCTTGCGAGAAAAACTGCAGACAACGGTGACGGATGGTCCGCCGATCCATCGGCAGGCTACGCTGTTGAATCATCTGACGGCGGCTTTGCCGCATCTGGTGACGGAAGACGATGTGCAGGTGATGGCCGCGCGCCTTGCCGATGACACAACCATGACGCAGCGGCTGGCCCAGATTAAAAGTCAGCTGATGACACCGCAGGGCTGGTGGACTAAAAGCCAGTTGCAGAGTGACCCACTGCAGCTCTGGCAGCTGACCGCTGATCATCTGCGTGATCTGAATCCATTTGCCGGTGCGGGCGGTGAACATGGCGCCTTTGTCAGCCGTGACGGACGTCATCGTTTGCTGATGGTGGATACCACGGTGGACATTGGCGATGTCGCGGCCAGTCGGCGCTTGCTCGACACCATCGATGCGGCCATTGTCGAGACCCTGCCGGCCGAAGTGACGGCCACGGTGGTCAGCGGACACCGCTATACCGTCGCCAATGCCGAAACGGTTCAGCGTGACATTCGGGTCGTGTTTACCGTGGCCAGTGTGGCGATCCTGGTGATTTTTATGGTGCTGCTGCGCAATGTGCGTGCGCTGTGGGTGTTCTTTTTACCGGCATCGGTATTGGGAATCGCCGCCGCCATGGTGACGGTGTGGTTTCCGCAATTGTCCGGGATCACCCTGGGCTTCGGTGCGGTCCTGTTGGGGATTACCGTCGATTTTACCCTGCATGTGTTTTTTGCCCTGCGCAGTGGCGTCGCACCGCTTGGGGCGTTGCAGCGGTTGACACGTCCTTTGCTGGGCAGTGGTTTGACCAGCTTTATGGCATTCAGCGTGTTGCTGTACTCGACCCTGCCGGGGCAACGACAACTGGCGGTGTTTTCCATGACCGCCATTGCCGCGGCGTTGGTGCTGGCGTTGGTGGTGATGCCGCATCTGTGTGGCCGTGTTTCAGGAGCTATGGCTCGTCCGCGGCAGGAGGCTGTCAGCCATCATCCTCGGGCAGCGTGGCTGTGGTTGGTGATCGTTGTCGTTGCCGCGTTGGGGTGCGGTCGACTGACTTTTGATGGCGATTTACGGCGTCTGAGTGTTCAGACCGAGGCCTTGAGCCATGGCGAAGCCGTGATGACGCAAGTGTGGGGCGATGTGCGTAGTCGCACTCTGATTTTTTCTCAAGGTGCGGATGAGCAGGAAGCCTTGGCCGTGAATGCCCGCGTGGCGGAGGTTGCCGCCGCAGAAGAGAGCCGCGCCTCTCTCGTTTCGCTGGCGACCCTGCTACCGGCAGAGCCGCAACAGCAGCAGAGTGGCCGGCGCTGGCAGAACTTCTGGCAACGACAGCAGCAACAATGGGCGCGTTTTTGCGAGCTGGCGCAGCAGCAGGGGTTTTCAGCCACGGCTTTTCAACCGTTTGAGCGGTTTGTACAGCAACAGCCGGAGCGTCTCAACCTGGAGTTCTGGCAGCAGGCCGGTCTGGGGACGTTGATGGAGGGCCTGCAGGTTAACGATCTTCCGCAAGGAACCGCGGTGGTGTCATTGCTCGATACGGCGGAGGTTGCAGCGGATGGTGCTCTGGCATTGGACGATCGCCTGGAACAGATCCCCGGTGTGGTCGTTGTCGACCAGAGCCGGTTTCGCCAACAGCTCAGTACCCAGGTGGGGCATGATTTTATCACCTTTATTGTGCGGGCCATGGTCGTTGTTGTCGTGGTGCTGGCCGTATGGTATCGGCGCCTGAGTCGGGTGATGCTGGCGCTATTGCCGGTGCTGTGTGGTCTGCTGGTGATGTTTGGTGTCATGGGGTGGCTGGGGTTGGCGTTTAACCTGTTCAATGTCATCGCCGCGATTTTGATTATCGGTCTGGGGGTCGATTACGGGATTTTTATGGTTAATCGCTGTCAGTATGGCAGCGGCATGCACACCGATAAAGCGGTGCTGGTGTCGGCGCTAACCACGCTGGCCGGCTTTGGTTCGCTGGCTTTGGCGCGTCACCCGGCCATGTCGTCCATGGGGCTGACGGTGTTGTTCGGCATCAGTGCGGCGGTGGTCACCGCCTTGCTGGTGGTGCCGAGTGTTTATGCCCGCTGGTGTCTGAGCGAGGGGCAAGGGGACGTGTCGTGA
- a CDS encoding DUF3261 domain-containing protein, which produces MKRCCLLVLLICVALSACGRPALPPHSTTIVEEGLTRQQLLARHWLSGTNRYLCRQSGVLKLRWREIPLQGVLRIDSAVHEARLVAMDSMGVKLFDLSVTGQDMTLNYLLPLLEDHPQLPKVVADSVRRIFLTPQPQPEDHLQSRGSGQPYRLVGDATNGAVFTFGGAPICLQTIRVDTDDEDWQVNYFDYAASGALWTPAMIVLDDKNYRLTLWMEEVRQL; this is translated from the coding sequence GTGAAGCGCTGTTGTCTGCTTGTCCTGTTGATCTGTGTGGCTTTGAGCGCCTGCGGTCGTCCCGCATTGCCACCGCATTCTACGACGATTGTTGAAGAAGGACTGACGCGTCAACAGCTCCTGGCACGGCATTGGTTGAGTGGCACGAACCGTTATCTGTGTCGTCAGAGCGGTGTGCTGAAGCTGCGCTGGCGGGAAATCCCCCTGCAGGGGGTGCTGCGCATCGACAGTGCCGTGCATGAGGCACGTTTGGTGGCCATGGACAGCATGGGGGTCAAATTGTTTGATCTGTCCGTGACCGGTCAGGACATGACCCTGAACTATCTGTTACCGCTGCTCGAAGATCATCCGCAACTGCCCAAGGTGGTGGCGGACAGTGTCCGACGCATTTTCCTGACGCCGCAACCGCAGCCGGAGGATCATCTTCAGTCGCGTGGTAGCGGACAGCCGTATCGACTGGTTGGCGATGCGACAAACGGCGCTGTGTTTACGTTTGGCGGGGCGCCGATCTGCCTGCAGACGATTCGTGTGGATACGGACGACGAAGACTGGCAGGTGAATTATTTTGACTATGCGGCATCAGGAGCGTTGTGGACGCCGGCGATGATTGTTCTTGACGATAAAAATTACCGTCTGACCCTGTGGATGGAGGAGGTGCGACAGCTATGA
- a CDS encoding acyl-CoA thioesterase, whose translation MAKKGWFPVIEGAPPPLSLTVKRQVRFEEVDAVGIVWHGRYPSYFEDARVALGAHYGLGYMDFYAQGVVAPIKKLHIDYAQPLRFEDWFTIEGLWHWSEAARLNFEFILRNEQQQVVTRGYSVQMLLDTDHNILVVPPPFYQDFLRRWKEGTL comes from the coding sequence ATGGCAAAAAAAGGCTGGTTTCCAGTAATCGAAGGCGCACCACCGCCACTGAGCCTGACCGTCAAGCGTCAGGTACGTTTTGAAGAAGTCGATGCCGTGGGCATTGTCTGGCATGGCCGTTATCCGAGCTATTTCGAGGATGCGCGTGTTGCGCTTGGTGCCCATTACGGTTTGGGCTACATGGATTTTTATGCCCAGGGCGTGGTGGCGCCGATCAAGAAGTTGCACATCGATTATGCCCAGCCTCTGCGTTTTGAGGACTGGTTCACCATCGAAGGATTATGGCATTGGAGCGAAGCGGCCCGGTTGAATTTTGAATTTATTTTACGCAATGAGCAACAACAGGTGGTCACACGCGGTTACAGCGTGCAGATGCTGCTGGATACCGATCATAATATCCTGGTGGTACCGCCGCCGTTTTATCAGGACTTTTTACGTCGCTGGAAAGAGGGAACCCTGTGA